The genomic stretch ACGGCGTTCAGTCTGGCCCATTGTGATGAGCCGTGACCGGCCGGGCcccctgctctgctctgctcatgGAACTGAAAAAGAAAGTAACAACAGGCTTTCCACTCAGAAAAGGTTTGTAAAGATGCCTCTGCTGCACAGTCCCAGTGGGGTATGAAGGATTAAATCCTCCAGCCAGACACAGGCCTgtccaaacaaaacaaaaccagcttTTCAGAGCTGCGGCCAGCCAATCAGGAGTCACCTCAGAGGATGGAGGCGTGGTTCACTCCGCAGAGGCAGTTGCCTTGGGAGTTGTACGGTTTGTCTGGAAGCATCCGTGATGGTGTTCTTATGCTTGCTTTAGTTTGCCGTGTGCAAAGAGGATTAGTCATATGTTGTAGCATGTTACAGGTTATGACTTTCCCACTTGTCAACTGTTGCATAACTCTTCACATAGATAAGATAACAGATTACAAACAATATGCCTGtacatttttctctctttaggTGACAGAGCTGAACGAGGCGCTATCCAACGAGGAGAGGAACCTGCTCTCCGTGGCCTACAAGAACGTGGTCGGGGCGAGGCGTTCATCCTGGCGTGTCATCTCCAGCATTGAGCAGAAGACGTCCGCCGACGGCAACGAGAAGAAGATTGAGATGGTGCGCGCTTACCGGGAAAAGATCGAGAAGGAGCTCGAGGCCGTCTGCCAGGACGTGCTCAACCTCCTCGACAACTTCCTGATCAAGAACTGCAACGAGACGCAGCATGAGAGCAAAGTGTTCTACCTGAAGATGAAGGGAGACTACTACCGCTACCTGGCCGAGGTGGCCACGGGGGAGAAGAGGGCCGGGGTGGTGGAGTCCGCCGAGAAGTCCTACAGCGAGGCCCACGAGATCAGCAAGGAGCACATGCAGCCCACCCACCCCATCCGCCTGGGCCTGGCTCTCAACTACTCCGTCTTCTACTACGAGATCCAGAACGCCCCGGAGCAGGCGTGCCACCTGGCCAAGACCGCCTTCGACGACGCCATCGCCGAGCTGGACACCCTGAACGAGGACTCCTACAAAGACTCCACTCTGATCATGCAGCTGCTACGAGACAACTTGACGCTGTGGACGAGCGACCAGCAGGACGACGAGGGAGGAGAGGCCAACAATTAAAGAGTCCAAAACCTCATTCTGCccaaaaacttaaaaaaacacgCGCGCtcacaaatgacaaaataatactAGTTGAAAAGttcttagaaataaaaaaaaaaaaattaaatagggTGGGGTAGGGGGAAGGGTGGTGGAACGTCGGCGGC from Cyclopterus lumpus isolate fCycLum1 chromosome 14, fCycLum1.pri, whole genome shotgun sequence encodes the following:
- the ywhag1 gene encoding 14-3-3 protein gamma-1; translation: MVDREQLVQKARLAEQAERYDDMAAAMKSVTELNEALSNEERNLLSVAYKNVVGARRSSWRVISSIEQKTSADGNEKKIEMVRAYREKIEKELEAVCQDVLNLLDNFLIKNCNETQHESKVFYLKMKGDYYRYLAEVATGEKRAGVVESAEKSYSEAHEISKEHMQPTHPIRLGLALNYSVFYYEIQNAPEQACHLAKTAFDDAIAELDTLNEDSYKDSTLIMQLLRDNLTLWTSDQQDDEGGEANN